A single window of Anomaloglossus baeobatrachus isolate aAnoBae1 chromosome 9, aAnoBae1.hap1, whole genome shotgun sequence DNA harbors:
- the LOC142251014 gene encoding calpain-9-like isoform X2 — protein MEPPPAKRLKSTVCLNDFLVSQAPEPASSSSSSSPLFEDSTFPQDNALQNERINWKRPREICECPRFIVDGATRMDVCQGNLSNCWFLSAVACLSLYPQLLEQVVPVDQDFGDGYNGKFRFQFWQYGRWVEVVVDDLLPTVPVQSNGQTQYNLLFVHSKDKDEFWSSLLEKAYAKLKGGYSTLQMGFAGEALEDMTGGVVQSCDTSGPAADLWSHLHNMLQRGALICCGNTQGEVETSNLMGILSYHMYSVTGAKEVQTLHGSESLLRIRNPWGHTEWIGPWRDGGPEWQSVKDPEQSENVILEDGEFWMAVDDFQKNFHFLEICHLGPQSILKIGAAAKPWEYATYEGRWVKGLSAGGSRISSEYYWLNPQFSLILENNNDGDNSEPQSLCSFIVSVMQKHQRLRRSGHVRVACHIFQGDDAHVYLFQDTLRSFQPLLSAGPCDNHREVVLCSSLPPGRYIIIPSLEKESDEGEFLIRILMEKGNNTRPLESNERCGEIPALSPFPAEDQCRSRFVQFANMDGRVNNVQLHKLLAWLLTEYGLPADDFLVRLAQVRYGDPDGFLIYPDFICCLLKLQSLTEKFQAANPSGSGEVTLNYRQWLLLAVFS, from the exons ATGGAACCCCCTCCAGCCAAGCGGCTGAAATCTACAGTCTGTCTCAATGATTTTTTGGTTTCTCAAGCACCAGAGCcagcctcctcctcgtcctcctcctcaccTCTCTTTGAGGATAGCACCTTTCCCCAAGATAATGCACTACAGAATGAAAGAATCAACTGGAAGAGACCAAGG GAAATATGTGAATGTCCCCGCTTTATAGTAGATGGAGCTACCAGGATGGATGTGTGCCAGGGTAACTTGA GTAACTGTTGGTTCCTCTCGGCTGTGGCCTGTCTTTCTCTCTACCCCCAGCTGCTGGAACAAGTAGTCCCTGTGGATCAAGATTTTGGGGATGGCTACAATGGCAAATTTAGATTCCAG TTTTGGCAATATGGGCGTTGGGTAGAGGTTGTGGTCGATGACCTTCTGCCTACAGTCCCAGTCCAGAGTAATGGGCAAACCCAGTATAATTTACTTTTCGTGCACTCTAAGGACAAGGATGAGTTCTGGAGCTCTCTTCTAGAGAAAGCCTATGCAAA ACTGAAAGGAGGTTACTCCACTCTCCAGATGGGATTTGCAGGAGAAGCATTAGAAGACATGACTGGAGGAGTGGTACAAAGCTGTGATACTAGTGGGCCAGCTGCAGACCTGTGGAGTCACCTCCATAATATGCTTCAGAGAGGAGCTCTTATCTGCTGTGGGAACACTCAG GGAGAGGTTGAAACCTCAAATCTGATGGGGATTCTCAGCTACCACATGTACTCAGTGACCGGGGCAAAAGAG GTTCAGACATTACATGGCTCTGAGTCTCTGCTGAGGATCCGTAACCCCTGGGGGCACACGGAGTGGATCGGGCCATGGAGAGACGG GGGACCTGAATGGCAGAGTGTAAAAGACCCCGAGCAGTCAGAAAATGTGATCTTAGAGGATGGAgaattctg GATGGCAGTTGATGACTTCCAAAAAAATTTCCATTTTTTGGAAATTTGTCACCTGGGGCCACAGAGTATTCTGAAAATTGGTGCAGCAGCTAAGCCCTGGGAATATGCTACCTATGAAGGACGCTGGGTGAAAGGACTGTCAGCAGGGGGCAGCCGGATCAGCAGCG AATATTATTGGCTGAACCCCCAGTTCTCCCTCATTCTGGAGAATAACAATGATGGTGACAACTCTGAACCCCAATCATTATGCAGCTTTATTGTATCCGTCATGCAGAAGCATCAGAGGTTACGGAGGTCAGGACACGTCCGTGTGGCATGCCACATATTTCAG gggGATGACGCCCATGTGTATCTGTTCCAAGATACGCTCCGCTCCTTTCAGCCCCTTCTTAGTGCTGGACCGTGTGACAATCACCGGGAGGTGGTCCTCTGCTCCAGCCTTCCACCGGGACGCTACATAATCATCCCGTCCTTGGAAAAGGAGTCTGATGAGGGAGAGTTTCTAATCCGAATCCTAATGGAGAAGGGAAACAataccag GCCACTGGAAAGTAATGAGAGATGTGGTGAAATTCCG GCACTTTCTCCATTTCCCGCAGAGGACCAGTGTAGGAGCCGGTTTGTACAGTTTGCAAATATG GACGGGCGAGTCAATAACGTACAACTTCACAAGCTTTTGGCTTGGTTACTGACGGAGTATG GTCTTCCAGCAGACGATTTTTTGGTCCGTTTGGCTCAAGTAAGGTACGGAGATCCAGATGGCTTTCTCATTTATCCTGATTTTATCTGCTGCCTCCTGAAACTTCAGAGTCTGACAG
- the LOC142251014 gene encoding calpain-9-like isoform X1 has protein sequence MEPPPAKRLKSTVCLNDFLVSQAPEPASSSSSSSPLFEDSTFPQDNALQNERINWKRPREICECPRFIVDGATRMDVCQGNLSNCWFLSAVACLSLYPQLLEQVVPVDQDFGDGYNGKFRFQFWQYGRWVEVVVDDLLPTVPVQSNGQTQYNLLFVHSKDKDEFWSSLLEKAYAKLKGGYSTLQMGFAGEALEDMTGGVVQSCDTSGPAADLWSHLHNMLQRGALICCGNTQGEVETSNLMGILSYHMYSVTGAKEVQTLHGSESLLRIRNPWGHTEWIGPWRDGGPEWQSVKDPEQSENVILEDGEFWMAVDDFQKNFHFLEICHLGPQSILKIGAAAKPWEYATYEGRWVKGLSAGGSRISSEYYWLNPQFSLILENNNDGDNSEPQSLCSFIVSVMQKHQRLRRSGHVRVACHIFQGDDAHVYLFQDTLRSFQPLLSAGPCDNHREVVLCSSLPPGRYIIIPSLEKESDEGEFLIRILMEKGNNTRPLESNERCGEIPALSPFPAEDQCRSRFVQFANMDGRVNNVQLHKLLAWLLTEYAPHLPKFNLETCRSLMASMDISAVGSLDSEQFCILWKKITAGTYIFANLHKDKTDRISGDQLVAALQSAGLPADDFLVRLAQVRYGDPDGFLIYPDFICCLLKLQSLTEKFQAANPSGSGEVTLNYRQWLLLAVFS, from the exons ATGGAACCCCCTCCAGCCAAGCGGCTGAAATCTACAGTCTGTCTCAATGATTTTTTGGTTTCTCAAGCACCAGAGCcagcctcctcctcgtcctcctcctcaccTCTCTTTGAGGATAGCACCTTTCCCCAAGATAATGCACTACAGAATGAAAGAATCAACTGGAAGAGACCAAGG GAAATATGTGAATGTCCCCGCTTTATAGTAGATGGAGCTACCAGGATGGATGTGTGCCAGGGTAACTTGA GTAACTGTTGGTTCCTCTCGGCTGTGGCCTGTCTTTCTCTCTACCCCCAGCTGCTGGAACAAGTAGTCCCTGTGGATCAAGATTTTGGGGATGGCTACAATGGCAAATTTAGATTCCAG TTTTGGCAATATGGGCGTTGGGTAGAGGTTGTGGTCGATGACCTTCTGCCTACAGTCCCAGTCCAGAGTAATGGGCAAACCCAGTATAATTTACTTTTCGTGCACTCTAAGGACAAGGATGAGTTCTGGAGCTCTCTTCTAGAGAAAGCCTATGCAAA ACTGAAAGGAGGTTACTCCACTCTCCAGATGGGATTTGCAGGAGAAGCATTAGAAGACATGACTGGAGGAGTGGTACAAAGCTGTGATACTAGTGGGCCAGCTGCAGACCTGTGGAGTCACCTCCATAATATGCTTCAGAGAGGAGCTCTTATCTGCTGTGGGAACACTCAG GGAGAGGTTGAAACCTCAAATCTGATGGGGATTCTCAGCTACCACATGTACTCAGTGACCGGGGCAAAAGAG GTTCAGACATTACATGGCTCTGAGTCTCTGCTGAGGATCCGTAACCCCTGGGGGCACACGGAGTGGATCGGGCCATGGAGAGACGG GGGACCTGAATGGCAGAGTGTAAAAGACCCCGAGCAGTCAGAAAATGTGATCTTAGAGGATGGAgaattctg GATGGCAGTTGATGACTTCCAAAAAAATTTCCATTTTTTGGAAATTTGTCACCTGGGGCCACAGAGTATTCTGAAAATTGGTGCAGCAGCTAAGCCCTGGGAATATGCTACCTATGAAGGACGCTGGGTGAAAGGACTGTCAGCAGGGGGCAGCCGGATCAGCAGCG AATATTATTGGCTGAACCCCCAGTTCTCCCTCATTCTGGAGAATAACAATGATGGTGACAACTCTGAACCCCAATCATTATGCAGCTTTATTGTATCCGTCATGCAGAAGCATCAGAGGTTACGGAGGTCAGGACACGTCCGTGTGGCATGCCACATATTTCAG gggGATGACGCCCATGTGTATCTGTTCCAAGATACGCTCCGCTCCTTTCAGCCCCTTCTTAGTGCTGGACCGTGTGACAATCACCGGGAGGTGGTCCTCTGCTCCAGCCTTCCACCGGGACGCTACATAATCATCCCGTCCTTGGAAAAGGAGTCTGATGAGGGAGAGTTTCTAATCCGAATCCTAATGGAGAAGGGAAACAataccag GCCACTGGAAAGTAATGAGAGATGTGGTGAAATTCCG GCACTTTCTCCATTTCCCGCAGAGGACCAGTGTAGGAGCCGGTTTGTACAGTTTGCAAATATG GACGGGCGAGTCAATAACGTACAACTTCACAAGCTTTTGGCTTGGTTACTGACGGAGTATG CTCCCCACTTGCCAAAGTTCAACTTAGAGACCTGTCGCTCACTAATGGCCTCAATGGAT ATATCAGCTGTTGGATCCCTGGACTCGGAGCAGTTCTGCATACTTTGGAAGAAAATCACAGCTGGAACG TATATATTTGCTAATTTGCACAAAGACAAGACTGACCGAATCTCCGGTGATCAGCTCGTAGCGGCTCTCCAGTCAGCAG GTCTTCCAGCAGACGATTTTTTGGTCCGTTTGGCTCAAGTAAGGTACGGAGATCCAGATGGCTTTCTCATTTATCCTGATTTTATCTGCTGCCTCCTGAAACTTCAGAGTCTGACAG